In a single window of the Chitinophagaceae bacterium genome:
- a CDS encoding MBL fold metallo-hydrolase, translated as MEIKQFEDKNLSIFSYAISHNGCIALIDPVRNPKQYYDYASERDETIVAIIETHPHADFVSGHLEIHQKTSAPIYVSKYIAATYAHTKVDDGDPIPFGGASFTVLMTPGHSPDSISLLLKDIDTEQKWLFTGDCLFAGDCGRPDLREEQGNKNTSREVLAHAMFHSLRKKILTLPDDTILCAAHGAGTLCGKSVSDSKITTLSIEKKNNWSLQDMPEKEFVFLLLKDQPFVPKYFSFDVSLNKKGADNFQESILKVKKREPITCLNCATSLNPHVLIIDTRPQEKFKNKHLKNSINLMLELKFETWLGSIISPHEPFYLTAENEEILQHTIERIAKIGYESQIELAFVSDFGTETIEKIHIPSFQNKPDNYTIIDIRNPSEREKRTIFTQSIHIPLYELRERISEIPTHKPIVVHCAGGYRSAAGSSILKTKIPTVPIYDLSSFITLF; from the coding sequence ATGGAAATAAAACAATTTGAAGATAAAAATCTCTCTATTTTTTCGTATGCTATTTCTCATAATGGTTGTATAGCATTGATAGATCCTGTGAGGAATCCAAAGCAATATTATGACTATGCTTCGGAACGGGATGAAACCATTGTAGCCATAATAGAGACGCACCCTCATGCGGACTTTGTAAGCGGTCATTTAGAAATACACCAAAAAACCTCTGCTCCCATTTATGTAAGTAAGTATATAGCAGCCACTTATGCCCATACAAAGGTTGACGATGGTGATCCTATCCCTTTCGGAGGAGCAAGTTTCACTGTATTGATGACTCCAGGGCATTCTCCCGATAGTATTTCTTTATTACTCAAAGATATAGATACAGAGCAAAAATGGCTCTTTACCGGAGATTGTCTTTTTGCGGGAGATTGTGGTCGACCTGATTTGAGAGAAGAACAAGGAAATAAAAACACATCAAGAGAAGTATTAGCCCATGCAATGTTTCATTCCCTCAGAAAAAAAATACTTACACTTCCTGACGATACCATATTATGTGCAGCACACGGAGCGGGGACTCTGTGCGGAAAATCTGTAAGTGATTCCAAAATCACAACTTTGTCCATTGAAAAAAAAAATAACTGGAGCTTACAAGATATGCCCGAAAAAGAGTTTGTTTTTCTGCTACTCAAAGACCAACCTTTTGTTCCTAAATACTTTTCTTTTGATGTATCTCTCAATAAAAAAGGAGCTGATAATTTTCAAGAAAGTATTTTAAAAGTAAAAAAAAGAGAACCCATCACCTGTCTCAACTGTGCTACTTCTCTCAATCCTCATGTCCTTATTATTGATACTCGCCCTCAAGAGAAATTTAAAAATAAACATCTCAAAAACTCTATCAATCTTATGCTCGAGTTAAAATTTGAAACATGGCTTGGAAGTATTATATCTCCTCATGAACCTTTTTACCTTACCGCAGAAAACGAAGAAATACTTCAACATACCATAGAACGTATTGCTAAAATTGGATATGAATCACAAATAGAACTGGCTTTTGTCTCTGATTTTGGAACAGAAACAATAGAAAAAATACATATCCCATCATTTCAAAATAAGCCTGATAATTATACTATTATAGACATTAGAAATCCGTCAGAGAGAGAGAAACGAACCATATTTACTCAAAGTATACATATCCCTTTATATGAACTCCGAGAAAGAATTTCAGAAATACCCACTCATAAACCTATAGTCGTGCATTGTGCAGGTGGATACAGAAGCGCCGCAGGCAGTAGTATTCTGAAAACAAAAATCCCTACGGTCCCTATTTATGACCTCAGCTCCTTTATTACTCTTTTTTGA